In one Fusarium keratoplasticum isolate Fu6.1 chromosome 5, whole genome shotgun sequence genomic region, the following are encoded:
- a CDS encoding SHNi-TPR domain-containing protein yields MADATEQTAAPVIDETPKVIDEPQKPVEEPASAPAEAPASDSAKPDDSAKPDDQAESATITPAVGTPNVDTPNTDFLIANDQDPNSKKVTLADLCAKGTALYAHRNYEEAAEVFSRASILQAELNGETAPENAEILFHYGRSLFKVGQSKSDVLGGPAAAEKRKGAGSKAKKPAQTEAQKVTQEGIAIIAEQKDEAKKDESSKSDADTKKPLFQFTGDENFDDSDEEEEAAEGEEEEDEDDLATAFEILDLARVCYLKRLENPDPEETETGKGKEVAEGDSPTVRHVKERLADTHDALSEISLENGRYPNAIEDGRTSLKYKLELYPEESEIIAEAHFKLSLALEFASVTVADDDGTGAKREEMDQSLRDEAVKEMELAIKSSKLKLQNKEVELATMASPEDNELARKSIQEMKEVIGDMEQRLVDLRNDPIDAAGLLGADATPLGGILGAALGESAAETKARVEEAKKTATDLSGLVRKKNKEAPAPAAAPAAAPAPAAAPEAESNGKRKAEEPAEESEAKKAKVEA; encoded by the exons ATGGCCGACGCTACAGAGCAGACGGCAGCGCCCGTCATCGACGAGACACCCAAGGTCATCGACGAACCCCAGAAGCCGGTCGAGGAGCCTGCTAGCGCCCCAGCTGAGGCTCCTGCCAGCGACTCTGCGAAGCCCGATGATTCTGCAAAGCCTGACGACCAAGCCGAGTCCGCCACCATAACTCCTGCTGTTGGCACCCCCAATGTCGACACACCCAACACCGACTTCCTTATCGCAAACGACCAAGACCCCAACTCCAAGAAGGTCACCCTCGCCGACCTGTGCGCCAAGGGAACCGCCCTGTATGCCCACAGAAACTACGAGGAGGCTGCCGAAGTCTTCTCCAGGGCCAGCATTCTGCAGGCCGAGCTCAATGGCGAGACTGCTCCCGAGAACGCTGAAATCCTCTTCCATTATGGTCGCAGCTTGTTCAAGGTCGGCCAGAGCAAGAGCGACGTTCTTGGAGGGCCCGCCGCGGCCGAAAAGCGAAAGGGGGCCGGAagcaaggcaaagaagcccgCACAGACCGAGGCGCAGAAGGTGACGCAAGAAGGCATTGCCATTATCGCGGAGCAGAAGGATGAAGCGAAGAAGGACGAATCCTCCAAGTCCGATGCTGATACGAAGAAGCCTCTGTTCCAGTTTACTGGTGACGAGAATTTTGATGACtccgatgaagaagag GAAGCTGCCGAaggcgaagaggaggaggatgaggacgacctGGCCACTGCCTTTGAGATTCTTGACCTCGCTCGAGTGTGCTACCTGAAGAGACTGGAAAACCCGGACCCCGAAGAGACGGAGActggcaagggcaaggaggttgCAGAGGGCGACTCACCTACCGTGCGGCACGTCAAGGAGCGTCTTGCTGACACTCATGATGCCCTCTCCGAGATTTCTCTCGAGAATGGACG CTACCCGAATGCCATCGAGGACGGCCGAACTTCGCTCAAGTACAAGTTGGAACTCTACCCTGAGGAATCCGAGATCATCGCCGAGGCTCACTTCAAGCTCTCCCTAGCTCTGGAGTTTGCTTCTGTGACCGTCGCTGACGATGACGGCACTGGCGCTAAGCGCGAGGAGATGGACCAAAGCCTGCGTGatgaggccgtcaaggagatggagctgGCTATCAAGAGCTCTAAGCTCAAGCTCCAGAacaaggaggttgagcttgCTACCATGGCCTCTCCCGAGGACAACGAACTGGCGCGGAAATCCATTCAGGAAATGAAGGAAGTGATTGGTGACATGGAGCAGCGA CTCGTTGACCTCCGAAATGATCCCATTGACGCCGCGGGCTTGCTGGGTGCTGATGCTACTCCCCTTGGCGGCATCCTTGGGGCTGCTCTTGGCGAGTCTGCcgccgagaccaaggctcgtgttgaggaggccaagaagactgCCACCGATCTTAGTGGCCTCGTccgcaagaagaacaaggaggcTCCCGCCCCGGCTgctgctccagctgctgccCCAGCGCCCGCTGCTGCGCCTGAAGCTGAGTCTAACGGCAAGCGAAAGGCCGAAGAGCCCGCTGAGGAgtccgaggccaagaaggccaaggtggaAGCTTAA
- a CDS encoding VOC domain-containing protein, with product MDESRVQEALGQICWLEVPVRDFARAKKFYTEIFGWEVMDEPAKAVGDCVKSMHFFNKGKTLHGAFLELDEPYHVVNNITERPAALPLMPTLCVVDCEETLKKVASAGGKTALPKTAIGGEMGYFARLIDTEENMIGIWSQK from the exons atggATGAGAGCCGTGTCCAG GAAGCCCTCGGCCAGATTTGCTGGCTTGAAGTACCTGTCCGAGACTTCGCCCGTGCCAAGAAGTTCTACACCGAAATTTTTGGCTGGGAGGTCATGGATGAGCCCGCAAAGGCCGTTGGTGACTGCGTCAAGAGCATGCACTTCttcaacaagggcaagactCTGCACGGGGCTTttctcgagcttgacgaACCCTACCATgtcgtcaacaacatcacTGAACGCCCGGCCGCGTTGCCTCTGATGCCAACCCTCTGCGTTGTGGACTGCGAAGAGACACTGAAGAAGGTCGCCTCAGCCGGCGGCAAGACGGCCCT TCCCAAGACGGCCATCGGCGGAGAGATGGGATATTTCGCCCGGCTCATTGACACGGAAGAAAACATGATTGGCATCTGGTCTCAGAAATGA